atatgtaaGAACACACTTCATTTTACGACTACAGCTAGCAGAATCTCTTGCCATTTGCGATGGATCAATACAGGCTGCATTCCTCACAAGTGAATAATTTACAGGACACTTAGCCATCAAACTCTCCAATATAGTCAAAACAAACTTTTGGCACTCATACTTTAGAACCACTACTTGCTTTTCAGTTACCTGTTGTTTAAAGAGTTTCTCTTTCAGAAGTTTATCTCCAACAAACCCTACACTAACATCACTTGCTGAAGCATGGAAACTTTTGCTTGAAAAATCAAACTTGCTCAATTTTTCAACACTAGAAATACGATCAAAATGAGCAGGTTTCAAGACTTTGTACAGTTGAACACACTTTTTTACAAGTTGAAGAACATCCTGTGCGAAGAAGGGTAACAATGGTTTGTCACTCTGGTATTTTTCCAAAAATGGCTTTAGAACTTTTGCCACGGAGAGCAAAAAATTGAGCTTCACAGTCATCAGGTTATCTTGTGTTGCTCCAGCGACAACACCGAAGGACTTGCATGTCACTTTTGAAAGTACACCTTTTTCAACTTTTCCCACATACTCTGTTACATCATTCCAAACTTCTAATGCCCGTTCAGCTGATGGAACATTTTCCAACCAGCGGCAGCTGCAAAATTTGACTGGCATTTTATGTGTTGTGGATAATTTTTCAAAGTCATCCCTTCGTGCTGGGGCATCTTTGAACAAAGAGTAAAGAGATGTCAGAACAGATGAAATACCCCACTCTGTTGCAGATTCGCCCTTTTTGAATGAATTATTCAAAGTGTGAAGCCCACAAGAACCAACATCAATGCActcaaaattaaactcttttctCATGTTTTCCTGCAACAGTTTGAAAAACTTCCAATTAACTGATGGTCCATCCATTGATACCTGAATCAATTTTGATAAATCAAGCTTCTCTGTACATTTGTAAAACGCCTTCAGTAAATCATCAGCTGTGGCATGACCAATGAAAGCTGAAGTAACATAACGTGTTCTCACTGAATTGTCAGTATGCCAGAATCTAATATGGATGTCCATTTGTTTTTGCTGGGTGCTTTTATTCAGTGTTTCGTCAAACAGCAAGACATAGTGACTAGTGTCCTGAAAAGATTTGAATAAAAGTGTCTGGAAATGGGGAGCCAaaccaaaatgacacaaatatGCCACTTTCTTTTCACCGCAAGAGAACTGTCGTGCGACTAAACTGTCTGGAAACATTCTAGCAAAAAGTTGAGATGAATCCTCACAAGACTTGTACGAATAGTTATTACAAATACACTTTAAAGTCCACAAAATTTCTGCATCCAGAACGTCTTTCCCAGTGGTAAACAAATTCAAACTACCACTTGCTTCTGTAGCTGGCTTGCATACACCTGCAGCATTTGAGGTTGAAGAAGTTTGATTAGGTAAGTTCATGGGACTGAAAAACTCTTTTATCGCAACGGTCTTGGTTttctcttcaactaatgaagagtgcTTCgaccctaataaaaaaaaatttcgaaaatacataagttattttacatttataacagacatattaatacaacaaaaaacattcaataccaactacattgttttcaaataaaatgttaaccTTATTAATGTACTTCGTTATGCATTGGGTGAAAATAATCCCACCGCACACAAATCCAACAACTTCCAATACCATTCACAAATTCATATTTTcgtttttaattatgtatacatgaAACAATTAAACTTATGTAGACATACAAAAATGTAAGACAaccaaaaaattttcatgaaaaacctaTAAAAATACACGCGTCTCACCTGCCATGTGTGCTTTCAAAGCCGATTCGCCCATATTCCCTATATCGAAAACTTTACAGCACAATCGGCATCTTGCCTTGTGCTTGTCTGGGTCACGGGAAAGCCACTTTTT
The DNA window shown above is from Bacillus rossius redtenbacheri isolate Brsri chromosome 2, Brsri_v3, whole genome shotgun sequence and carries:
- the LOC134529009 gene encoding uncharacterized protein LOC134529009; the protein is MPGKCVFNILWLEKEQYKKWLSRDPDKHKARCRLCCKVFDIGNMGESALKAHMAGSKHSSLVEEKTKTVAIKEFFSPMNLPNQTSSTSNAAGVCKPATEASGSLNLFTTGKDVLDAEILWTLKCICNNYSYKSCEDSSQLFARMFPDSLVARQFSCGEKKVAYLCHFGLAPHFQTLLFKSFQDTSHYVLLFDETLNKSTQQKQMDIHIRFWHTDNSVRTRYVTSAFIGHATADDLLKAFYKCTEKLDLSKLIQVSMDGPSVNWKFFKLLQENMRKEFNFECIDVGSCGLHTLNNSFKKGESATEWGISSVLTSLYSLFKDAPARRDDFEKLSTTHKMPVKFCSCRWLENVPSAERALEVWNDVTEYVGKVEKGVLSKVTCKSFGVVAGATQDNLMTVKLNFLLSVAKVLKPFLEKYQSDKPLLPFFAQDVLQLVKKCVQLYKVLKPAHFDRISSVEKLSKFDFSSKSFHASASDVSVGFVGDKLLKEKLFKQQVTEKQVVVLKYECQKFVLTILESLMAKCPVNYSLVRNAACIDPSQMARDSASCSRKMKCVLTYFVQKKAIAAEDCDDILIQFNDFLENVVGPSSSEFLNYDRNEGLDSLLSGYFLRTAYGKVWNVIKMLLILSHGQASVERGFSINKALEVENLKESSYVARRTVHDYITYCGTIHDIPITKELRASASSARMKYMQHLEEERAKKIAASAQEKRKEMFDEIEVLKKRRVLLEKEIDTSETSVNNLSQKAETSRNMNCLSSAMLLGKKSL